A stretch of Microbulbifer sp. SAOS-129_SWC DNA encodes these proteins:
- a CDS encoding DUF2007 domain-containing protein, translated as MKLIFTNENRLLVELARSKLELAGIPVFMKNEFAQGGSGDLAPNQTWPELWLERARDFERAQKLLADAEDEAGGDWQCPDCGENNGAAFDYCWNCGEPQPVH; from the coding sequence ATGAAACTCATCTTCACCAACGAAAACCGCCTGCTGGTAGAGCTGGCCAGAAGCAAGCTGGAGCTCGCCGGCATTCCGGTTTTCATGAAGAACGAATTTGCCCAGGGCGGCTCCGGCGATCTGGCGCCGAACCAGACCTGGCCGGAATTATGGCTGGAGCGGGCGCGGGATTTTGAGCGCGCGCAAAAGTTACTCGCGGATGCAGAGGACGAAGCCGGCGGTGACTGGCAGTGCCCCGACTGCGGCGAGAACAACGGTGCGGCATTCGACTACTGCTGGAACTGCGGCGAGCCGCAGCCAGTTCACTAG
- a CDS encoding TonB family protein gives MKNNWSCFYRCILTALLLISSVANASELSDRFHEYQQALKENDADKIATAAKSVFSVVENYPKNNKNFAAASLNYGKALMGLGKFEDAEIYAKKSLESHRKIYGDKGVQLIDPLLVLAEIRARDVYSNRNGGYRRYIEDALDIAKENDGKDSLLFARVNLEAGKITLNYAKERRAHTYLEVAHTAFYGPHKKDTYGRFYSSFYLGKYYLSRNLYKKAEPLLAEALDVVDVENGKDGQLELTTRAFLVETYDKLGQKEKSIEQCRAIGKATPFNMDQELVPLFNRVAEYPTSALEFRREGYAIAQFTISDSGFAEDIEILETKGASSFGDAAKKYLEQARYAPRFVDGAPVDTPDRKVKFNFNLAD, from the coding sequence ATGAAGAATAATTGGAGTTGTTTTTATCGCTGTATATTGACAGCCTTGCTGTTGATCAGCTCTGTCGCCAACGCCAGTGAACTTAGTGACCGATTTCACGAGTATCAACAGGCGCTGAAAGAAAACGATGCAGATAAAATTGCGACAGCGGCCAAGTCAGTTTTCTCTGTAGTGGAAAATTACCCGAAAAATAATAAGAACTTCGCCGCGGCCAGTCTTAATTATGGCAAGGCGCTAATGGGGCTTGGTAAGTTTGAGGACGCTGAGATTTATGCAAAAAAATCCCTGGAAAGCCATCGGAAAATCTATGGTGATAAGGGCGTTCAGCTTATAGATCCCCTCTTGGTTTTGGCTGAAATCAGAGCAAGAGATGTTTATTCAAATCGAAATGGGGGGTACAGGCGTTATATTGAGGATGCCCTGGATATCGCTAAAGAAAACGACGGAAAAGACTCCCTGCTGTTTGCCAGAGTCAATCTGGAAGCAGGGAAGATAACGCTGAATTACGCCAAGGAGAGGCGCGCACATACCTATCTTGAGGTGGCGCATACTGCTTTTTATGGTCCCCATAAAAAGGATACATATGGCAGGTTCTACTCTTCCTTTTATCTTGGAAAATATTACCTATCCAGAAATTTGTATAAAAAGGCAGAGCCATTGCTTGCCGAAGCTCTGGATGTTGTCGATGTTGAAAATGGAAAAGACGGACAGCTGGAGCTGACAACCCGTGCCTTCCTGGTGGAGACTTACGATAAACTGGGGCAGAAAGAGAAATCTATTGAGCAGTGCCGGGCCATTGGCAAGGCAACGCCTTTTAATATGGATCAGGAGCTCGTGCCCCTGTTCAATCGTGTGGCGGAGTATCCTACGTCAGCACTTGAGTTCCGCCGAGAGGGTTACGCGATAGCGCAGTTTACCATTTCGGATTCCGGGTTCGCGGAAGATATCGAAATACTGGAAACCAAGGGAGCATCGAGTTTTGGTGATGCTGCGAAGAAGTATCTTGAACAAGCTCGATATGCGCCAAGGTTTGTCGATGGGGCGCCAGTAGATACCCCTGACCGGAAAGTGAAGTTCAATTTCAATCTGGCAGACTAG
- a CDS encoding VOC family protein: MQFLINIDVDNLERAIEFYRNAFDLRVGRHFGTGGVEMLGGDAPVYLLAKETGTPVVETLAQVRSYERHWTPVHLDMVVDDVEVAVEKAVAAGAVLESEIRINKWGAIAGLADPFGNGFCLLEFRGRGYDEICL, from the coding sequence ATGCAATTCCTGATCAATATCGACGTGGATAATCTGGAGCGCGCCATCGAGTTCTACCGCAACGCCTTCGACCTGCGGGTGGGCCGACATTTCGGCACTGGTGGTGTGGAGATGCTGGGCGGGGATGCGCCCGTTTACCTGCTTGCCAAGGAGACCGGCACACCGGTGGTGGAAACCCTGGCGCAGGTGCGCAGCTACGAGCGCCACTGGACGCCGGTGCACCTGGATATGGTGGTCGACGACGTTGAGGTTGCGGTGGAAAAAGCCGTCGCCGCCGGCGCCGTTCTTGAATCCGAAATCCGCATCAATAAATGGGGTGCCATCGCCGGGCTGGCGGATCCCTTCGGCAATGGTTTCTGCCTGCTGGAGTTCCGCGGTCGCGGTTACGATGAGATCTGCCTCTGA
- a CDS encoding asparaginase domain-containing protein, which translates to MTDLNSQTTIRILTTGGTIEKSYCEAEGTLKNRASIIRDGLIASLRLPYTQLELESVLNKDSLEMDDGDRAQIADAVARTAEQGEPIVVLHGTDTMSVTADYCYGKLGTPAVAVVFTGAMKPMGFIDSDARQNVTEALLAAQLMPPGFYIAFHNRVFPVPGVHKNRDTGTFEAVE; encoded by the coding sequence ATGACAGATCTCAATTCGCAGACCACGATCCGCATCCTGACCACCGGCGGCACCATCGAGAAGAGCTACTGCGAAGCCGAGGGCACGCTGAAAAACCGCGCCTCGATTATTCGCGACGGCCTGATTGCCAGCCTGCGCCTGCCCTATACGCAGCTGGAACTGGAGAGCGTGCTGAACAAGGACTCGCTGGAGATGGACGACGGTGACCGGGCGCAGATCGCCGACGCCGTGGCGCGCACCGCCGAGCAGGGTGAGCCGATCGTGGTGCTGCACGGCACCGATACCATGTCAGTGACCGCTGACTACTGCTACGGCAAGCTGGGTACGCCCGCAGTGGCGGTGGTATTCACCGGCGCGATGAAGCCCATGGGCTTCATCGATTCCGACGCGCGCCAGAATGTCACCGAGGCCCTGCTGGCCGCGCAGCTGATGCCGCCGGGCTTCTATATCGCCTTCCACAACCGCGTCTTCCCGGTGCCCGGCGTACACAAGAACCGCGACACCGGCACCTTCGAGGCAGTGGAGTAG
- a CDS encoding fumarylacetoacetate hydrolase family protein yields MYEHQYTCGTATDLPVGKIVCVGRNYAAHAEELSNPVPDEPLLFIKPASAAVPMAAPLHLPVGRGSCHFEGELALLIGAPLSNANAADVPAAVAGLGLALDLTLRDLQAQLKKDGHPWEKAKGFDGACPLAPFVKLDWLPDWDNLSYSLWLNDDLRQRGKSAHMLTPILDLVAYISSYFTLQPGDVVLTGTPAGVGELHHGDKLVLQLEEDWLRVETAVA; encoded by the coding sequence ATGTACGAACACCAATATACCTGCGGTACCGCCACCGACCTCCCGGTGGGCAAGATTGTCTGCGTCGGGCGCAATTACGCCGCCCACGCCGAGGAGCTCTCCAACCCGGTGCCGGACGAGCCGCTGCTGTTTATCAAACCTGCCAGCGCCGCGGTGCCGATGGCCGCCCCGCTGCACCTGCCGGTGGGGCGCGGCAGCTGCCATTTCGAGGGCGAACTGGCGCTGTTGATCGGCGCGCCCCTGAGCAATGCCAACGCCGCCGACGTGCCGGCGGCCGTCGCCGGCCTGGGCCTGGCGCTGGACCTGACCCTGCGCGACCTGCAGGCGCAGCTGAAAAAAGACGGCCACCCGTGGGAGAAGGCCAAGGGCTTCGATGGCGCCTGCCCGCTGGCGCCGTTCGTCAAGCTCGACTGGCTGCCGGACTGGGACAACCTCAGCTACTCTCTGTGGCTGAACGATGATTTGCGCCAGCGCGGCAAGAGCGCGCACATGCTGACGCCGATCCTGGATCTGGTGGCCTATATCAGCAGCTATTTCACCCTGCAGCCCGGCGACGTGGTACTCACTGGCACGCCCGCCGGCGTCGGCGAGCTGCACCACGGTGACAAGTTGGTGTTGCAGCTGGAAGAAGACTGGCTGCGGGTGGAGACGGCCGTGGCCTAG
- a CDS encoding beta-eliminating lyase-related protein, giving the protein MTADLITAYRNAFTTCSHSSVRHPSPGLKATLQQLADATGEGEQSDVYGSGALIEDFEREVAALLGKEAAVFMPSGTQAQPIALRLWADRARTPYVALPHTSHLQLHEHNAFQVLYGLKGVTLGAAAEVPTLTDLQQAARDPLAAALLELPMREIGGQLPAWEDLLAQSQWAREQGIKLHLDGARLWQCPPHYNRSLAEIAALFDSVYVSFYKDLGGIAGALLAGDADFIRSAKVWQRRAGGNLFALSPYVIAAREGLATYLPNMANYREDAQWFAAQLNALAGVQTWPLQPQTSMFRLRVDADPTEFLPRATAWLAEQDIAVLPPPYRAGEGSLWFELSFGENFRRRERAEWAAVLARFVSEVLELSRSGGGGE; this is encoded by the coding sequence ATGACCGCCGACCTGATCACCGCTTACCGTAACGCGTTCACCACCTGTAGCCACAGCAGCGTACGCCACCCGTCACCGGGCCTGAAGGCGACACTGCAGCAGCTCGCCGACGCCACCGGCGAGGGCGAACAGTCCGATGTCTACGGCAGCGGCGCGCTGATCGAGGACTTTGAGCGCGAGGTCGCGGCACTGCTGGGTAAGGAGGCCGCGGTGTTCATGCCCAGCGGCACCCAGGCGCAACCGATCGCGCTGCGCCTGTGGGCCGACCGCGCGCGCACGCCCTATGTCGCGCTGCCGCACACCAGCCACCTGCAACTGCACGAGCACAACGCCTTCCAGGTGCTGTACGGGCTGAAGGGCGTCACCCTCGGTGCCGCGGCCGAAGTGCCGACCCTGACTGACCTGCAGCAGGCGGCACGCGACCCGCTGGCGGCGGCGCTGCTGGAGCTGCCGATGCGCGAAATCGGCGGCCAGCTGCCGGCCTGGGAAGATCTGCTGGCGCAGTCGCAGTGGGCGCGCGAGCAGGGCATCAAGCTGCACCTGGACGGCGCCCGCCTGTGGCAGTGCCCACCGCACTACAACCGCTCCCTGGCCGAGATTGCCGCACTGTTCGATTCGGTCTATGTGAGCTTCTACAAGGATCTCGGCGGCATCGCCGGCGCCCTGCTGGCCGGCGATGCCGACTTCATCCGCAGCGCCAAAGTGTGGCAGCGCCGTGCCGGCGGCAACCTGTTTGCGCTCTCCCCCTATGTCATCGCCGCGCGCGAGGGGCTGGCGACCTACCTGCCGAACATGGCCAATTACCGCGAGGATGCGCAGTGGTTTGCCGCACAGCTCAACGCGTTGGCCGGTGTGCAAACCTGGCCGCTGCAACCGCAGACCAGCATGTTCCGCCTGCGCGTCGACGCCGACCCAACCGAATTCCTGCCGCGCGCAACCGCATGGCTGGCCGAACAGGATATCGCCGTGCTGCCGCCGCCGTATCGCGCCGGCGAGGGCTCGCTGTGGTTTGAACTGAGTTTTGGTGAAAACTTTCGCCGCCGGGAGCGCGCCGAGTGGGCGGCTGTGCTGGCGCGGTTTGTCAGTGAGGTGCTGGAGTTATCCAGGTCCGGTGGTGGCGGGGAGTAA
- a CDS encoding alpha/beta hydrolase encodes MDLLQDFNTVDNSPVIRRPDYSALREQLPELDFSGSEPLLPSLNDYRNYYNLQFPQAHKTGVGTFHAAGFELVAQYWLQEKPRGTLFICHGYFDHTGIYGAAIRFGLERNFNVVIFDFPGHGLSSGEPVAIDTFLQYREVLDGLLQVARDKLPGPWHAMGQSTGGAALLAYLQYSRWQPFDKVALLAPLIRPARWHLRKWMFYLGRFFLLAPEREFNINTHDAEFARRQAHRDPLQSPVMSMRWLTAMVDWLKTFPRTARNPKPILVLQGTGDETVSWRYNMRAIRDRFPNSKRIIVRGARHQMINETQPYRHQILAALDEWLNR; translated from the coding sequence ATGGACCTACTGCAAGATTTCAATACCGTCGACAACAGTCCCGTCATCCGGCGCCCGGACTACTCGGCATTGCGCGAACAGCTGCCCGAACTGGATTTCAGTGGCAGCGAGCCGCTGTTGCCGTCGCTAAATGACTACCGCAATTATTACAACCTGCAGTTCCCCCAGGCCCACAAAACCGGGGTCGGCACTTTCCACGCGGCGGGATTCGAGCTGGTGGCCCAGTACTGGCTGCAGGAAAAACCGCGCGGCACCCTGTTTATCTGCCACGGCTATTTCGACCACACCGGTATCTACGGCGCGGCCATCCGCTTCGGTCTCGAACGCAATTTCAATGTGGTGATTTTCGATTTTCCCGGCCACGGCCTGTCCAGCGGTGAGCCGGTGGCCATCGATACCTTCCTGCAGTATCGCGAGGTGCTCGACGGCCTGCTGCAGGTTGCCCGCGACAAACTGCCCGGCCCGTGGCACGCCATGGGCCAGAGCACCGGTGGCGCCGCGCTGTTGGCCTATTTGCAGTACAGCCGCTGGCAACCGTTCGACAAGGTGGCGCTGCTCGCGCCGCTGATCCGCCCGGCGCGCTGGCACCTGCGCAAGTGGATGTTCTACCTCGGGCGCTTCTTCCTGCTGGCGCCGGAGCGCGAATTCAATATCAACACCCACGACGCCGAGTTCGCGCGCCGCCAGGCGCACCGCGATCCGCTGCAGTCGCCGGTGATGTCGATGCGCTGGCTGACGGCGATGGTGGACTGGCTGAAAACCTTCCCCAGAACCGCCAGAAATCCCAAACCGATCCTGGTGCTGCAGGGTACCGGCGACGAGACCGTGTCCTGGCGCTACAACATGCGCGCCATTCGCGACCGTTTCCCCAACAGCAAGCGCATCATCGTGCGCGGCGCGCGCCACCAGATGATCAACGAGACCCAGCCCTACCGGCACCAGATCCTCGCCGCACTGGACGAGTGGTTGAACCGTTGA
- the rarD gene encoding EamA family transporter RarD — protein MQDDNQSAVTGLLAGVSAFLFWGLAPLYFKLLDGISAPEILAHRSVWSLVLALAILLLIGKFSNFTATLRDAAKMRTLALSTLLIGSNWLVFIWSITNAHLLDASLGYYINPLINVLLGVLVMGERLRRLQWIAVALAAVGIGHELWQFGRVPVVSLYLACSFALYGLVRKRAPVESLTGLAVETLYMLPLALGFLLWSTSPSSNLFNNSWQLNGLLLLTGPMTLTPLLLFNIAARRLNLSTVGFLQYLAPTLMLLIATLLFGEPFGHGKLVTFACVWVALVIYSLDALAQRQRLRLQRKAAI, from the coding sequence GTGCAAGACGACAACCAATCCGCTGTTACCGGCCTGCTGGCCGGGGTTTCCGCCTTCCTCTTCTGGGGTCTGGCGCCGCTGTACTTCAAACTACTGGACGGCATCTCCGCACCGGAGATCCTCGCCCACCGCAGTGTCTGGTCGCTGGTGCTGGCGCTGGCGATCCTGCTGCTGATCGGCAAGTTCTCCAATTTCACCGCCACGCTGCGCGACGCCGCGAAGATGCGCACCCTGGCGCTGTCCACGCTGCTGATCGGCAGCAACTGGCTGGTGTTTATCTGGTCGATCACCAACGCGCACCTGCTCGACGCCAGCCTCGGCTACTACATCAATCCGCTGATCAATGTGCTGCTCGGTGTGCTGGTGATGGGCGAGCGGCTGCGGCGGCTGCAGTGGATTGCGGTGGCGCTGGCGGCGGTGGGCATTGGCCACGAGCTGTGGCAGTTCGGGCGGGTACCGGTTGTGTCGCTGTATCTGGCCTGCTCCTTCGCCCTGTACGGGCTGGTGCGCAAGCGCGCGCCGGTGGAGAGCCTGACCGGGCTCGCGGTGGAAACCCTGTATATGCTGCCGCTGGCGCTGGGCTTCCTGCTGTGGAGCACGAGCCCCAGCAGCAACCTGTTCAACAACAGCTGGCAGCTCAACGGCCTGCTGTTGCTGACCGGCCCGATGACCCTGACCCCGCTGCTGCTGTTCAATATCGCTGCGCGGCGCCTGAACCTGTCGACCGTGGGCTTCCTGCAGTACCTGGCACCGACGCTGATGCTGCTGATCGCCACCCTGCTGTTCGGCGAGCCGTTCGGGCACGGCAAACTGGTGACCTTCGCATGCGTGTGGGTGGCGCTGGTGATCTACTCACTGGATGCGCTGGCACAGCGGCAGCGGTTGCGCCTGCAGCGAAAAGCCGCGATCTGA
- the fba gene encoding class II fructose-bisphosphate aldolase (catalyzes the reversible aldol condensation of dihydroxyacetonephosphate and glyceraldehyde 3-phosphate in the Calvin cycle, glycolysis, and/or gluconeogenesis) — protein MALISLRQMLDHAAEHGYGVPAFNVNNLEQMRAIMEAARQTDSPVIVQASAGARKYAGAPFLRHLILAAIEEFPEIPVVMHQDHGTSPAVCQRSIQLGFSSVMMDGSLQEDGKTPASYEYNIDVTQRAVAMAHACGVSVEGELGCLGSLETGMAGEEDGVGAEGKLSHDQLLTDPEEAADFVQKTQVDALAIACGTSHGAYKFTRPPTGDILAIDRIKEIHARIPDTHLVMHGSSSVPQEWLKVINEFGGEIPETYGVPVEQICEGIKHGVRKVNIDTDLRLASTGATRRFLAENPSEFDPRKFYKAALTAMQDICVARYEAFGTAGNASKIRSLSLDAMSARYEAGELQPQIK, from the coding sequence ATGGCACTAATCAGCTTGCGCCAAATGCTGGATCACGCCGCCGAACACGGCTACGGCGTGCCCGCATTCAACGTCAACAACCTGGAACAGATGCGCGCGATTATGGAGGCGGCCAGACAGACCGACTCCCCGGTGATCGTGCAGGCTTCCGCCGGCGCGCGCAAATACGCCGGCGCGCCTTTCCTGCGCCACCTGATCCTCGCCGCGATCGAGGAATTCCCGGAAATTCCGGTGGTCATGCACCAGGATCACGGCACCAGCCCGGCGGTGTGCCAGCGCTCCATCCAGCTGGGCTTCAGCTCGGTAATGATGGACGGCTCGCTGCAGGAAGACGGCAAGACCCCGGCCTCCTACGAGTACAACATCGACGTGACCCAGCGCGCGGTGGCCATGGCGCACGCCTGTGGTGTTTCCGTCGAGGGCGAGCTGGGCTGCCTGGGCTCACTGGAAACCGGCATGGCCGGTGAGGAAGACGGCGTGGGTGCGGAGGGCAAGCTGTCCCACGACCAGCTGCTGACCGACCCGGAAGAGGCGGCCGACTTCGTACAGAAAACCCAGGTGGACGCGCTGGCGATTGCCTGCGGCACCAGCCACGGCGCCTACAAGTTCACCCGTCCGCCGACGGGCGACATCCTCGCCATCGATCGCATCAAGGAAATCCACGCGCGCATTCCCGACACTCACCTGGTGATGCACGGCTCCTCCTCGGTACCGCAGGAGTGGCTCAAGGTGATCAACGAGTTTGGCGGCGAGATTCCGGAGACCTACGGTGTACCGGTCGAGCAGATCTGCGAAGGCATCAAGCACGGTGTGCGCAAGGTCAATATCGACACCGACCTGCGCCTGGCCTCCACCGGTGCCACGCGCCGCTTCCTGGCCGAGAACCCGTCCGAGTTCGATCCGCGCAAATTCTACAAGGCGGCGCTGACCGCCATGCAGGATATCTGCGTGGCCCGCTACGAGGCCTTCGGCACTGCCGGCAACGCCAGCAAGATCCGCTCGCTGAGCCTGGACGCCATGTCCGCGCGCTACGAGGCCGGCGAACTGCAGCCGCAGATCAAGTAA
- the serA gene encoding phosphoglycerate dehydrogenase codes for MAPNPNQKESLHKDKIRILLLEGVHQTAVDLLASRGYTNVEYVKTSLPEEELIEKIADAHFIGIRSRTQLTRQVLEHAHKLVAIGCFCIGTNQVDLQAATEMGVAVFNAPYSNTRSVAELVIAETILTLRGIPEKNAVCHRGGWLKSAKGSFEARGKTLGIIGYGAIGSQVSVLAESIGMRVIFFDVITKLPLGNAHQVGSLEELLEQSDVVSLHVPETPSTKMMFGAKQIEHMKPGAILLNASRGSVVDIEPLAEALKSGHLAGTAIDVFPVEPRGNDDEFVSPLRGLDNALLTPHIGGSTVEAQENIGTEVSDKLALYSDNGTTTSSVNFPEVALPGHVGAHRLLHIHKNVPGVLGAINQVFSENGINISAQYLQTNETLGYVVIDVEAEYSDLALEKLKNIPGTLRCRVLF; via the coding sequence ATGGCTCCCAACCCGAATCAGAAAGAATCCCTGCACAAAGACAAGATCCGCATCCTGCTGCTGGAAGGTGTGCACCAGACTGCGGTGGACCTGCTGGCGTCCCGCGGCTACACCAATGTGGAGTATGTGAAGACGTCGCTGCCGGAAGAAGAGCTGATCGAGAAAATTGCCGACGCCCACTTTATCGGCATTCGCTCGCGCACCCAACTGACCCGCCAGGTTCTGGAACACGCTCACAAACTGGTGGCGATCGGCTGCTTCTGCATCGGCACCAACCAGGTCGACCTGCAGGCCGCCACCGAGATGGGCGTCGCGGTGTTCAATGCGCCCTACTCGAACACCCGCAGCGTGGCCGAGCTGGTGATCGCCGAGACTATCCTGACCCTGCGCGGCATCCCGGAGAAAAACGCCGTGTGCCACCGCGGCGGCTGGCTGAAGTCCGCCAAGGGCTCGTTCGAGGCGCGCGGCAAGACCCTGGGTATCATCGGTTACGGCGCCATCGGCTCGCAGGTATCGGTATTGGCCGAATCCATCGGCATGCGCGTGATCTTCTTCGATGTGATTACCAAACTGCCGCTGGGCAATGCCCACCAGGTGGGCTCGCTGGAAGAGCTGCTGGAGCAGTCAGACGTGGTCTCCCTGCACGTGCCGGAGACCCCGTCCACCAAGATGATGTTCGGCGCCAAGCAGATCGAGCACATGAAGCCCGGCGCCATCCTGCTCAACGCGTCGCGCGGCAGCGTGGTGGATATCGAGCCGCTGGCGGAGGCGCTGAAGAGCGGCCACCTTGCCGGCACCGCCATTGATGTGTTCCCGGTGGAGCCGCGCGGCAATGACGATGAATTCGTGTCGCCGCTGCGCGGGCTCGACAACGCGCTGCTGACCCCGCATATCGGCGGCTCCACTGTGGAGGCGCAGGAGAATATCGGCACCGAGGTGTCCGACAAGCTGGCGCTCTACTCCGACAACGGCACCACCACCAGCTCGGTCAACTTCCCCGAGGTGGCACTGCCCGGCCACGTCGGCGCGCACCGCCTGCTGCACATCCACAAGAACGTGCCCGGCGTGCTCGGCGCGATCAACCAGGTGTTCTCGGAGAACGGCATCAATATCTCCGCCCAGTACCTGCAGACCAACGAGACCCTCGGTTACGTGGTGATCGATGTGGAGGCCGAGTACTCGGACCTGGCGCTGGAGAAACTGAAGAACATCCCCGGCACCCTGCGCTGCCGCGTGCTGTTCTGA
- a CDS encoding aldehyde dehydrogenase, with protein sequence MSEHKKTPQSLQEWLDLAATLKIEGRAFINGEYVDALGGKTRPTISPADGRELAQVANCGPEDAELAVKVARETFESGVWSKMPPMERKKIMVRFAELIEQNQVEIALLESLDAGKPISDTMNVDVPGAVTTIRWTGEGIDKVYDEVAPTGPNELALIQRMPLGVVAAIVPWNFPLSTTAWKLGPALATGNSVILKPASNTPLTAIRLAGLAKEAGLPDGVLNVLPGPGSSLGKTLGLHMDIDCLTFTGSTEVGKTLTEYSGQSNLKRTFLELGGKSPNIVFADADLDKAAEAAALAVFYNQGETCTAGTRLLVEKSIAKDFIEKVRKASERFVPGHPQDPNTVMGALIDQSQFDTVEFYVAKGLEQGAQLACGGKPAEAVAGGHYYEPTIFTGVNGDMTIAREEIFGPVLSVIEFEDEADALQIANDSIYGLAAGVWTKDISRAHRMAREICAGSVWVNNYFGGDITVPFGGFKQSGNGRDKSLHALDKYCELKSTWIDLS encoded by the coding sequence ATGTCGGAACACAAAAAGACCCCACAATCCCTGCAGGAATGGCTGGACCTGGCCGCCACGCTCAAGATCGAGGGCCGCGCCTTTATCAACGGTGAGTACGTGGACGCGCTGGGCGGGAAAACCCGCCCCACCATCAGCCCCGCCGACGGTCGCGAGCTGGCCCAGGTGGCCAACTGTGGCCCCGAAGACGCCGAGCTGGCGGTCAAAGTCGCGCGCGAGACGTTTGAATCCGGCGTCTGGTCGAAGATGCCGCCGATGGAGCGCAAGAAGATCATGGTGCGCTTCGCCGAGCTGATCGAGCAGAACCAGGTCGAGATCGCCCTGCTGGAGAGCCTCGATGCCGGCAAGCCGATCAGCGACACCATGAATGTCGACGTTCCCGGCGCCGTCACCACCATCCGCTGGACCGGCGAGGGCATCGACAAGGTCTACGACGAAGTGGCCCCCACCGGCCCCAACGAGCTGGCACTGATCCAGCGCATGCCGCTGGGCGTGGTTGCGGCGATCGTGCCGTGGAACTTCCCGCTGTCCACCACCGCGTGGAAACTGGGCCCGGCGCTGGCCACTGGCAACAGCGTGATCCTGAAGCCGGCCTCCAACACCCCGCTGACCGCGATTCGCCTCGCCGGCCTGGCCAAGGAAGCGGGCCTGCCCGACGGCGTGCTGAACGTGCTGCCGGGACCCGGCTCCAGCCTCGGCAAGACCCTCGGCCTGCACATGGATATCGACTGCCTGACCTTTACCGGCTCCACCGAAGTGGGCAAGACCCTGACCGAGTACTCCGGCCAGTCGAACCTGAAGCGCACCTTCCTCGAGCTGGGCGGCAAGAGCCCCAACATCGTGTTCGCCGACGCCGACCTGGACAAGGCCGCCGAGGCCGCCGCACTGGCGGTGTTCTACAACCAGGGTGAGACCTGCACCGCCGGCACCCGCCTGCTGGTAGAGAAAAGCATCGCCAAAGACTTTATCGAGAAAGTCAGGAAGGCCAGCGAGCGTTTTGTGCCCGGTCACCCGCAGGATCCCAACACCGTGATGGGCGCGCTGATCGACCAGAGCCAGTTCGACACTGTGGAGTTCTACGTGGCCAAGGGTCTGGAACAGGGTGCGCAGCTGGCCTGTGGCGGCAAGCCCGCCGAGGCGGTGGCCGGTGGCCACTACTACGAGCCGACCATCTTTACCGGTGTGAATGGTGATATGACCATCGCCCGCGAGGAGATCTTTGGCCCGGTGCTGTCGGTGATCGAGTTCGAAGACGAGGCCGACGCGCTGCAGATCGCCAACGACTCCATCTACGGCCTCGCCGCCGGCGTCTGGACCAAAGACATCAGCCGCGCCCACCGCATGGCCCGAGAAATCTGCGCCGGTTCGGTGTGGGTGAACAACTACTTTGGCGGCGATATCACCGTGCCGTTCGGTGGCTTCAAGCAGTCCGGCAACGGGCGCGACAAGTCTTTGCATGCGCTGGATAAGTACTGTGAACTGAAATCCACCTGGATCGATTTGAGCTGA